The Mycolicibacterium mucogenicum DSM 44124 genomic sequence GTGTTTGCCGAGTGTTTACATGGCCGTCTCTGGCTCGTAAACCGGTGAGGAGATTTGCCATGAAGACCACCAGTGTCGCGGTTCGCCGCGGGCTTGCCGGGACGTTCGCTGTAACCGCACTCGGCGGTGTGATGGTGACGTCGTTCGGGGTGCCGTCGGCCGGTGCGGGCCAGGACCCGTGCGCGGCCAGTCAGGTCGCCAAGACCATCGGCATGGTGGCCACCTCGACCGGCACCTACCTGGATGCGCACCCGGTCGCCAACCAGACGCTGACGAACATCTCGCAGCAGCAGCCCGGTCCGCAGTCGTTGGTGGCGCTCAAGGCCTACTTCGACGCCAACCCGCAGGAAGGCGCCGCGCTGCAGAACCTCCAGGCGCCGCTGGTGACGTTGTCCTCCCAGTGCAAGCTGCCGTTGACGCTGCCGCAGCTGATGGGACTGATGCAGGCGCAGCAGGGCGGTCTGCCCGCCACGTTGCCGGCCATGCCGAGCGTGCCCGGCGCCGTGCCGTTCACGCCCACCCTGCCCGGCGTGACGACGGCGACGGGCTCTGTGCCCGCGGCTCAGGCTGTGTCGGCACCCGCCGCGCGGTAGTTCCGGCCGCGCCACGAGTTCGTGATGCGGCACCCCGCGAAAGTCGTCGCACTTTCTGATTAGCTTCCAGTGTCGGCATCGGTACTGGTCGCCGACTTCGAAGCTCTCGACGAAGGGGTTTGACCACATGATGCTCTCCGCTCTGGCCAAGCGACGCGTTGTTGCCGGTTTCATCGGCGCCGGCGCGGTCGCCGGCAGCATGCTGTTCGGTGCCGTGCCGTCGGCCCTCGCCGACCTGCCACCCAACTGCACCTCTGCGGACATCGCCGGCGTCAAGTCAGGCGTCGAGGCCTCGACCTCCGCCTACCTGT encodes the following:
- a CDS encoding heme-binding protein, which encodes MMLSALAKRRVVAGFIGAGAVAGSMLFGAVPSALADLPPNCTSADIAGVKSGVEASTSAYLFTHPDVNDFFTSLRGLSKDQAHAKVKQYLAANPQTKAELQGIRQPLKDIRDRCGIPGPAAR
- a CDS encoding hemophore, with amino-acid sequence MKTTSVAVRRGLAGTFAVTALGGVMVTSFGVPSAGAGQDPCAASQVAKTIGMVATSTGTYLDAHPVANQTLTNISQQQPGPQSLVALKAYFDANPQEGAALQNLQAPLVTLSSQCKLPLTLPQLMGLMQAQQGGLPATLPAMPSVPGAVPFTPTLPGVTTATGSVPAAQAVSAPAAR